A genomic region of Photobacterium swingsii contains the following coding sequences:
- the yfbV gene encoding terminus macrodomain insulation protein YfbV, with amino-acid sequence MSRKSIWSLFRNGQDYMAIWPMRKELAPMFPEPRYIKATQFAIRVMPAVAVISVLSQMVFHNYDAIPQAMIVALFALSMPLQGLLWLGRRSRTDLPPSLATWYRELHEKLESEGTAMEPVKAKPRYVELAQVLNSAFKQLDSTSLERWF; translated from the coding sequence ATGAGTCGAAAATCGATTTGGTCACTGTTCCGTAATGGGCAGGATTACATGGCTATCTGGCCAATGCGCAAAGAGCTGGCTCCAATGTTTCCTGAGCCGCGCTATATTAAAGCGACACAATTCGCGATTCGTGTCATGCCGGCAGTGGCTGTGATCAGCGTTTTGAGTCAGATGGTATTCCATAATTATGATGCGATCCCACAAGCGATGATTGTGGCATTGTTTGCGCTGAGTATGCCATTGCAGGGTTTGTTGTGGTTGGGGCGACGTAGTCGGACGGACTTACCGCCATCATTAGCGACTTGGTATCGTGAACTTCATGAAAAGCTAGAAAGTGAAGGCACAGCAATGGAGCCTGTAAAAGCGAAACCACGCTATGTAGAATTGGCGCAAGTGTTGAACAGTGCTTTTAAGCAACTTGATAGCACTTCATTGGAACGTTGGTTTTAG
- a CDS encoding DUF6172 family protein gives MKKTFALTHPKKAVPRVVEAVKHEVKKYLKRERNKALPKGADYWDFDCKFGHTEQEAKVIHVKEINKCIDEAETLALESFYLEILAKPATRAKRQLLEADDEF, from the coding sequence ATGAAAAAAACATTTGCTTTAACTCACCCAAAAAAAGCCGTACCTCGCGTTGTAGAAGCTGTTAAACACGAAGTGAAGAAATACCTGAAACGCGAGCGCAACAAAGCGCTACCAAAGGGTGCAGATTACTGGGATTTTGATTGTAAGTTTGGTCACACTGAGCAAGAAGCAAAAGTGATCCACGTGAAAGAAATCAACAAGTGTATTGATGAAGCGGAAACACTGGCGCTTGAGTCGTTCTACCTTGAAATTCTGGCGAAGCCAGCAACTCGTGCTAAACGTCAACTTTTAGAAGCAGACGACGAGTTTTAA
- a CDS encoding ABC transporter ATP-binding protein, producing MIELNDIRVTFNEGTILENPALRGVSLTVPEKQFVTVIGSNGAGKSTLLGAISGETQMTDGQVLIDNLDVTHHSVHERARYAARVFQDPLAGTCGSLTIEENMALAYKRGGRRSWKHALSSNRRKLFQERISILGLGLEDRLGDSIGLLSGGQRQAVSLVMATLADSKLLLLDEHTAALDPRMAAFVLELTNTVVNEFNLTVMMVTHSMKDALAYGERTVMLHQGNIVLDVTGQERKGMDVKQLLEMFSKVRGEELADDSLLLS from the coding sequence ATGATTGAATTAAACGATATTCGCGTTACCTTCAACGAAGGCACTATTTTAGAAAACCCAGCATTGCGTGGTGTATCACTGACCGTGCCAGAAAAACAATTTGTGACTGTGATTGGATCGAATGGCGCAGGTAAATCAACGCTACTAGGGGCGATCAGTGGGGAAACCCAAATGACGGATGGCCAGGTGCTGATTGATAATCTTGATGTCACACATCACAGCGTCCATGAACGAGCACGCTATGCAGCGCGTGTTTTCCAAGATCCACTTGCAGGAACATGCGGTTCACTGACGATAGAAGAAAACATGGCACTGGCTTATAAACGTGGTGGACGTCGAAGCTGGAAACATGCTTTGTCATCTAACCGTCGAAAGCTGTTTCAAGAACGCATTAGTATTCTAGGGCTGGGGTTAGAAGATCGTCTAGGCGATAGTATAGGTTTACTGTCTGGCGGCCAACGCCAAGCCGTGAGCCTTGTTATGGCCACCTTAGCTGACAGCAAATTATTATTGCTGGACGAGCATACTGCAGCACTGGATCCGCGCATGGCGGCATTTGTTCTAGAGCTAACCAATACCGTGGTGAATGAGTTTAACCTGACGGTTATGATGGTTACCCACTCAATGAAAGATGCACTGGCGTACGGTGAACGTACTGTCATGCTTCACCAAGGTAACATTGTTTTGGATGTAACGGGGCAAGAACGTAAAGGCATGGATGTTAAGCAATTACTTGAAATGTTCAGCAAAGTGCGTGGCGAAGAGCTTGCTGATGACAGCCTACTACTAAGCTAA
- a CDS encoding ABC transporter permease, which yields MSFFAFIGTLEIGLVYGLVALGVYLTFRVLDFPDLTVDGSFPMGAAVAATAIVTGVNPWIATGLAIVAGGLCGLVTGFLAIRCGILHLLASILTMIAAFSINIRIMGKPNLALLGEDTIFTPLEFFAMDHGIDAGVIRLAMVFLLVLFSAWFIVRLLASDFGLGLRATGVNSRMVNAQGGNTALYTYLGLALSNGFVGFSGALFAQTNSFADVTSGVGTIVVGLAAVILGQTLIPGRKIWIAVVAVILGSVLYRLAVAFALSSGMFGLQASDLNLITALLVAIALIAPKMKSSLQKKAKQRKFKRSPNRSKHLA from the coding sequence ATGTCTTTTTTCGCCTTTATCGGTACGCTTGAAATTGGCTTAGTCTACGGCTTGGTCGCTCTTGGGGTTTACCTTACCTTTCGCGTCCTCGACTTTCCCGATTTGACCGTCGATGGTAGTTTTCCAATGGGAGCTGCCGTCGCAGCTACTGCCATAGTAACCGGTGTTAATCCATGGATAGCGACAGGGCTAGCAATTGTTGCTGGCGGATTATGTGGCTTGGTCACAGGTTTTCTCGCCATTCGCTGTGGGATCCTCCATCTCCTCGCCAGTATTCTCACCATGATTGCCGCTTTCTCTATCAACATCCGCATTATGGGTAAGCCTAATTTAGCGCTACTAGGTGAAGATACGATCTTTACACCTCTTGAGTTTTTCGCAATGGATCATGGCATTGATGCCGGTGTGATCAGACTTGCTATGGTGTTCTTACTGGTTCTCTTCAGTGCTTGGTTTATTGTTCGTCTGCTCGCCAGTGATTTTGGCCTTGGCTTGCGTGCAACAGGGGTAAACAGCCGTATGGTGAATGCACAAGGTGGCAATACCGCACTGTACACTTACCTTGGTCTTGCCCTATCTAATGGCTTTGTCGGCTTCTCTGGCGCGTTATTTGCCCAGACCAATAGCTTTGCTGATGTCACATCAGGGGTCGGTACTATAGTGGTAGGCCTGGCAGCGGTGATCTTGGGACAAACATTAATTCCGGGCCGTAAAATCTGGATCGCGGTTGTTGCAGTGATCCTTGGTTCAGTTCTTTACCGATTAGCCGTTGCCTTTGCGCTTAGTAGTGGCATGTTCGGCTTACAAGCATCCGATCTTAACTTGATCACTGCACTGTTAGTGGCCATCGCACTCATTGCCCCCAAAATGAAATCATCACTACAAAAGAAAGCCAAACAACGAAAATTTAAGCGCTCACCTAACCGCTCAAAACATCTCGCCTAA
- a CDS encoding ABC transporter substrate-binding protein, whose protein sequence is MKGKKLLSAVCIAASLMATSSLAVAETARVAVSQIVEHPALDAARQGLLDGLKKKGYVEGENLEFTYQTAQGNPAIAVQIAKQLVGEQPDVLVGIATPTAQALAASTRSIPVVFTAVTDPMGAKLVTSMDKPARNVTGLSDLSPVAQHVDLMHELVPNMKTIGVVFNPGESNAVALVELLKSAAKEKGFSVIEGTALKSADVQSAAQIVAAKADVIYAPTDNTVASAIDGLVNAANQANKPIIGASTTYVENGVLAALGFDYYQVGVQTADYVDALLKGQKVSSLPVKVAKGSDLALNKAAAAKLGITLPESALKRATSIKQ, encoded by the coding sequence ATGAAAGGAAAAAAATTACTGTCAGCGGTGTGTATCGCCGCCTCGTTAATGGCAACGTCATCGCTTGCAGTAGCCGAAACCGCGCGCGTTGCCGTCTCTCAAATTGTTGAACACCCCGCTTTAGACGCAGCTCGCCAAGGTTTACTCGATGGTCTGAAAAAGAAAGGGTATGTCGAAGGTGAAAACCTCGAATTCACTTACCAAACTGCGCAAGGTAACCCTGCAATTGCAGTACAGATAGCCAAACAGCTTGTTGGCGAACAACCCGATGTTTTAGTGGGTATCGCCACACCAACCGCGCAAGCACTTGCAGCCTCAACTCGCTCGATCCCTGTTGTTTTTACTGCCGTTACCGATCCTATGGGTGCCAAACTCGTCACAAGCATGGATAAACCCGCACGCAATGTCACAGGGTTATCTGACTTATCACCCGTTGCACAGCATGTTGATTTAATGCATGAATTAGTGCCAAACATGAAAACTATTGGCGTGGTATTTAATCCTGGTGAATCAAACGCTGTCGCTTTAGTTGAATTACTAAAATCAGCCGCCAAAGAGAAAGGCTTTAGTGTGATTGAAGGCACTGCGCTTAAAAGTGCGGACGTCCAATCCGCAGCACAAATTGTGGCAGCCAAGGCTGATGTTATTTACGCCCCAACGGACAATACGGTGGCCAGTGCCATTGATGGCCTTGTTAATGCAGCTAACCAAGCGAATAAACCTATCATTGGTGCTTCAACAACCTATGTCGAAAACGGTGTTCTTGCAGCACTCGGATTTGATTACTACCAAGTAGGTGTACAAACTGCTGATTATGTTGATGCGCTTTTAAAAGGACAGAAAGTGTCTTCACTGCCAGTAAAAGTTGCGAAAGGCTCCGACCTTGCACTCAACAAAGCTGCGGCTGCAAAGCTAGGAATTACATTGCCTGAGTCTGCACTTAAACGCGCCACCTCTATCAAACAATAA
- a CDS encoding ChaN family lipoprotein has product MKQWLSLGCISLLVGCSAQSSSSPSSIKAAPSAVTASTLAPTFYDYTIRSPEGEVLSIATLASQIQDADIVLVGEWHGHPAAHLLQAQLLAALYSQNTSLALSMEQFTRDKQAIVNDYLADKIGEASLKEEANAWPNYISDYRPLVEFAKANNLDVIASNAPKPIVRCIGKYGENYLDRLPKNERTWVADSLTLTEDAYQDKFINSMHHGDEAQTKRQFAAQTAWDDTMAESMVNYLASHPNTQILHTAGRFHVEEGLGTASRILSRNPNLKVVMVTPVSSDTTLNPKAPDYQVEMQPLPKQYMSKEKMIAAMTKIHGRNKSLQCYESQPKEQ; this is encoded by the coding sequence TGTATTAGTTTATTGGTTGGTTGCTCGGCGCAGTCTTCATCATCACCAAGTTCAATCAAGGCCGCACCTAGTGCTGTTACAGCAAGCACTCTCGCTCCGACATTTTATGACTACACCATTCGCTCACCAGAGGGTGAAGTACTTTCTATCGCGACACTAGCAAGTCAGATCCAAGATGCAGACATAGTGCTGGTCGGCGAATGGCATGGCCATCCTGCGGCGCATTTATTACAAGCACAATTACTTGCAGCTTTATACAGCCAAAACACCAGTCTTGCACTTTCGATGGAGCAATTTACCCGCGATAAACAAGCTATTGTTAATGACTACCTCGCCGATAAGATTGGTGAAGCCAGCTTAAAGGAAGAGGCCAATGCATGGCCCAATTATATTTCTGACTACCGCCCTTTAGTTGAATTTGCGAAAGCCAATAATTTGGATGTTATCGCCTCTAACGCCCCAAAACCTATCGTACGCTGTATTGGTAAGTACGGAGAGAACTACCTTGATCGCTTACCCAAAAATGAGCGTACTTGGGTTGCAGATTCTCTGACACTGACAGAAGATGCGTACCAAGATAAATTCATTAATTCGATGCACCATGGTGATGAAGCCCAAACTAAGCGCCAATTTGCCGCGCAAACCGCATGGGATGACACCATGGCAGAGAGCATGGTGAACTATTTAGCATCGCATCCAAACACCCAGATTTTACATACCGCTGGCCGCTTTCATGTTGAAGAAGGCTTAGGTACGGCATCACGTATTCTTTCACGCAATCCAAACTTAAAAGTCGTGATGGTCACGCCTGTGTCTTCAGACACGACCTTGAACCCAAAGGCACCGGATTATCAAGTCGAGATGCAACCCTTACCGAAACAATACATGAGTAAGGAAAAAATGATTGCAGCGATGACTAAAATCCACGGCCGCAACAAATCACTGCAGTGCTATGAATCGCAGCCCAAAGAACAATAA